In Enterobacter sp. 638, a single window of DNA contains:
- a CDS encoding flagellar transcriptional regulator FlhD, whose protein sequence is MEGPITYLLKVIVMYSASQCLKEIHYLNLSYLLLIQRISNCDEPAIFSGINAELAKVLQKLSLSKLVALAETNQLLITLRPDIMAQRLGVPTT, encoded by the coding sequence ATGGAAGGACCCATAACGTATCTCTTAAAGGTTATAGTAATGTACTCCGCTTCTCAGTGTCTTAAAGAAATTCATTATCTGAATCTATCGTATCTTCTTCTTATTCAACGGATTTCCAATTGCGATGAACCCGCCATCTTCTCTGGAATTAATGCGGAGTTAGCAAAGGTTCTGCAAAAACTGTCCTTATCAAAGCTTGTTGCGTTGGCTGAGACAAATCAACTGCTTATTACTCTCAGGCCAGACATCATGGCGCAAAGATTGGGCGTACCAACAACGTAA
- the ttcA gene encoding tRNA 2-thiocytidine(32) synthetase TtcA, which yields MQQNQEITKKEQYNLNKLQKRLRRNVGQAIADFNMIEEGDRIMVCLSGGKDSYTMLEILRNLQQSAPVKFSLVAVNLDQKQPGFPEHILPEYLEQQGVEYKIVEENTYGIVKDKIPEGKTTCSLCSRLRRGILYRTATELGATKIALGHHRDDILQTLFLNMFYGGKMKGMPPKLMSDDGKHIVIRPLAYCREKDIERFAQAREYPIIPCNLCGSQPNLQRQVIGDMLRDWDKRYPGRIETMFSAMQNVVPSHLSDVELFDFKGIQHGSEVVAGGDLAFDREDIPMQPAGWQPEEDDSQLDEMRLNIVEVK from the coding sequence ATGCAACAGAATCAAGAAATTACCAAGAAAGAACAATACAACCTGAACAAATTACAGAAGCGTTTGCGCCGTAACGTGGGCCAGGCGATTGCTGACTTCAATATGATTGAAGAAGGTGACCGCATCATGGTTTGCCTTTCAGGGGGTAAAGACAGTTACACGATGCTGGAGATTTTGCGCAATCTGCAGCAAAGCGCACCGGTGAAATTTTCTCTCGTGGCCGTCAACCTGGACCAGAAACAGCCTGGCTTCCCTGAGCACATTCTGCCGGAATACCTTGAGCAACAGGGCGTTGAATATAAAATCGTCGAAGAGAATACCTACGGGATCGTTAAAGATAAGATCCCAGAAGGCAAAACGACCTGCTCACTGTGTTCACGTCTGCGTCGCGGCATTCTTTACCGTACTGCGACGGAACTTGGCGCGACCAAAATCGCACTGGGCCATCACCGCGACGATATTCTGCAGACATTGTTCCTGAACATGTTCTACGGCGGCAAAATGAAAGGCATGCCACCGAAGCTGATGAGCGATGATGGGAAGCACATTGTCATCCGTCCGCTGGCGTACTGTCGCGAGAAAGATATTGAGCGTTTTGCACAAGCGCGTGAGTATCCGATAATCCCTTGTAACCTGTGCGGTTCGCAGCCGAATCTACAACGCCAGGTCATCGGCGACATGCTTCGCGACTGGGATAAACGTTATCCTGGCCGCATCGAAACCATGTTTAGCGCGATGCAAAACGTCGTCCCTTCACATCTGAGTGACGTTGAGCTGTTCGATTTCAAAGGGATTCAACACGGTTCTGAAGTCGTGGCGGGTGGCGATTTGGCGTTTGACCGTGAGGATATCCCGATGCAGCCAGCTGGCTGGCAGCCGGAAGAAGATGATTCGCAGCTTGATGAGATGAGACTGAATATCGTCGAAGTGAAGTAG
- a CDS encoding sensor domain-containing diguanylate cyclase, which produces MKFPGIPENEEERLKSLYLADLLDTGADERFDRLTRIAKKIFQVPVVLISLLDRDRQWLLACEGLGTRETPRNISFCGHVILQEGPFIVNDAVNDERFHDNPLVIGEPYIRFYAGYPVHLPDGGVAGALCLINTKPRGFNDDDIASLRDLAFIVEDEFKVIGMAMTDSLTGISNRRGFYTTGEKRFRNLDKENAAFSLIFFDLDKFKPINDLWGHAEGDEVLKVFSALLYQHLGPGDIAGRLGGDEFAVLITHQTQADSFLQGLRSSVNDYNRESGKPYNINYSYGMLHSGTGRYASLGEMLKESDEVMYSAKRRKKI; this is translated from the coding sequence ATGAAATTTCCTGGCATCCCGGAAAATGAGGAAGAACGATTAAAATCCCTTTATCTGGCAGACCTTCTTGATACAGGTGCTGATGAACGTTTTGATCGCTTAACCCGCATCGCAAAGAAAATTTTTCAGGTACCTGTCGTACTGATAAGCCTACTTGATCGCGATCGCCAGTGGTTGCTGGCGTGTGAAGGGCTAGGTACTCGTGAAACGCCCCGCAACATCTCCTTTTGTGGTCATGTCATTTTGCAGGAAGGCCCCTTTATTGTTAACGATGCAGTTAATGATGAACGTTTCCATGATAACCCTCTGGTTATCGGTGAGCCTTACATACGATTCTACGCCGGTTATCCTGTCCATCTCCCTGATGGAGGGGTTGCTGGTGCACTGTGTCTGATTAATACCAAACCACGTGGCTTTAACGACGATGATATTGCCTCACTTCGGGATTTGGCCTTTATTGTGGAGGACGAATTCAAGGTGATTGGCATGGCCATGACCGATAGCCTGACAGGCATATCTAATCGCCGTGGCTTTTACACCACGGGCGAAAAAAGATTTCGCAACCTTGATAAAGAGAATGCAGCATTCAGCCTTATCTTTTTTGATCTTGATAAATTCAAACCCATCAACGATCTCTGGGGACACGCTGAAGGTGATGAGGTATTGAAAGTATTCTCTGCGCTGTTGTACCAGCATCTTGGTCCCGGAGATATCGCAGGGCGTCTTGGAGGGGATGAATTTGCCGTTCTCATTACTCACCAGACTCAGGCTGACTCTTTTTTGCAAGGTCTGCGAAGCAGTGTGAATGATTACAACAGAGAGTCTGGCAAACCCTACAACATTAATTATTCCTATGGAATGCTGCACAGTGGTACGGGCCGATACGCGTCGCTAGGGGAGATGCTTAAAGAAAGCGACGAGGTGATGTACTCGGCAAAGCGACGAAAGAAGATATAA
- a CDS encoding methyl-accepting chemotaxis protein, with amino-acid sequence MSVRRFSLIVLIFLLGIFLVSSASNLWSLTRSNDSLDRVNKEIRVVLSVIDPINHSRTLRVKLSEAMIYMSLGDNVKAESSINSAISVKEKAVAAFQHYESATHIAGEDALSEPYKKAWTRYLDEGLTPLIAAVKDKDTARFNQLMATTVPALDREFEITLDKLLSFRESYAKQLNQEAQKRFLNSILSITVFALIFTMVMIAIFILIRRRLLSRLDSAKQHCEKMAAGELHLPLDTGSKDEIGGMLASLEEMRLSLTDIISQVRHSSQSVASASEEIAAGNTDLSARTEAQAASLGETAASMEELTSTVKHTSENTRQADILAGNMRTVAQEANTIVGTAVTSMKEIEASSEKIGSIIGLIEAIAFQTNILALNAAVEAARAGEQGRGFAVVATEVRNLAQRSSMAAKEIKELIELSGKQVLLGSERVEQTGKSMERIIGSVKQVSELMSEIALSTNEQSRGIEQINQAVAQMDTVTQQNASLVEEASAAAKSLRDQSEVLKTTVSIFKLA; translated from the coding sequence GTGTCTGTAAGACGTTTTTCTTTAATCGTATTAATATTTTTACTGGGTATTTTCCTCGTTAGTTCAGCGTCCAATCTCTGGTCACTCACGCGGAGTAATGATTCCCTTGATCGGGTAAACAAAGAAATCCGCGTGGTTCTTTCGGTGATTGACCCTATCAATCACAGCAGAACACTGCGCGTGAAATTATCTGAAGCAATGATTTATATGTCCCTTGGCGATAACGTAAAAGCGGAATCGTCAATTAACAGTGCCATAAGCGTGAAGGAGAAAGCCGTTGCTGCCTTCCAGCACTATGAGTCGGCTACTCATATTGCGGGAGAAGACGCATTATCGGAGCCTTATAAAAAAGCCTGGACACGTTACCTTGATGAAGGTTTAACTCCGCTCATTGCCGCAGTAAAGGATAAAGATACCGCGCGCTTTAACCAGTTGATGGCTACCACGGTTCCTGCGCTTGATCGTGAGTTCGAAATTACCCTGGATAAATTGCTTTCCTTCCGTGAGAGTTATGCGAAACAGCTTAATCAGGAAGCTCAAAAAAGGTTCTTAAACAGCATCTTGAGTATTACTGTTTTTGCCTTGATTTTTACCATGGTAATGATCGCCATCTTTATTTTAATCCGACGTCGTCTTCTTTCCCGACTTGATTCGGCAAAACAACATTGCGAGAAAATGGCCGCCGGAGAATTGCATCTTCCTCTCGATACGGGTTCAAAAGATGAAATTGGCGGAATGCTCGCTTCTCTGGAAGAAATGCGTCTTTCCCTTACCGACATAATTTCGCAGGTGCGCCATTCGAGCCAAAGTGTGGCTTCTGCTTCCGAGGAGATTGCAGCGGGCAATACCGATCTTTCTGCACGAACGGAGGCTCAGGCGGCCTCGCTTGGTGAAACAGCGGCCAGCATGGAAGAACTGACGTCAACGGTTAAACACACCTCTGAAAATACCCGCCAGGCCGATATCCTTGCAGGAAATATGCGTACCGTTGCACAGGAAGCCAATACCATTGTGGGTACTGCTGTAACGTCAATGAAAGAAATTGAAGCGAGTTCTGAGAAAATAGGATCAATTATTGGTCTCATCGAGGCTATAGCCTTCCAGACTAATATTCTGGCGCTCAACGCTGCCGTTGAGGCTGCACGCGCAGGTGAGCAGGGGCGCGGCTTCGCTGTTGTAGCAACTGAAGTACGAAATCTGGCGCAGCGGTCATCGATGGCAGCAAAAGAGATCAAAGAGCTTATTGAGCTTTCTGGAAAACAGGTGCTGCTGGGGAGCGAACGCGTTGAACAGACGGGTAAAAGCATGGAGAGAATTATTGGTTCAGTGAAACAAGTTTCAGAGCTGATGTCTGAGATTGCACTTTCAACCAATGAGCAAAGCCGTGGAATCGAACAGATAAACCAGGCGGTTGCTCAAATGGATACGGTGACCCAGCAGAACGCCTCGCTCGTTGAAGAAGCTTCAGCAGCGGCTAAATCTCTTCGGGATCAGTCTGAGGTGCTTAAAACCACGGTCTCTATATTCAAGCTGGCCTGA